Proteins encoded together in one uncultured Sphaerochaeta sp. window:
- a CDS encoding TIGR04255 family protein: protein MNSTKMTLSNGPLTAVLIQLKFSPIMQIAEYIPKVQDLLRRKDFPLFDVLQGENFQTGPHGEIKTEKLEQWVFSSNDYSENILIDKDTLTYQITDCSGYDYQAFIGKFIEAVNSLDSIVDISAITRLGLRYINAIPEKENLSWKEVLHEHFHGMQFPESVSWSDNALFAYSTQRGVQIESIKMLSNFQLRIMQNLNGYKYPQDIIKFPLGAPEVFQDINLVTFVDIDHYILLKAAKKHEVIEQLDSIFGELHAAIEEVFFTSVISEKAKEVWK from the coding sequence ATGAACAGCACGAAAATGACGTTATCGAATGGCCCACTTACCGCCGTGCTCATCCAACTAAAGTTCTCACCAATTATGCAAATTGCAGAATATATCCCAAAAGTACAAGATCTGTTGAGGAGAAAAGATTTTCCTCTATTTGATGTGCTACAAGGTGAGAACTTTCAAACAGGCCCACATGGCGAAATTAAAACAGAGAAGTTAGAGCAATGGGTTTTTTCATCCAATGATTATTCTGAGAATATTCTCATCGACAAGGATACCCTCACCTACCAAATCACTGACTGCAGTGGGTATGATTACCAGGCATTTATTGGAAAATTTATCGAGGCGGTGAACAGTTTAGATTCCATTGTTGATATCTCAGCCATCACTCGTCTTGGTCTAAGGTATATTAATGCAATTCCAGAAAAAGAGAACCTTTCTTGGAAAGAAGTATTACATGAGCATTTTCATGGAATGCAATTTCCAGAATCGGTATCATGGAGTGACAATGCCTTATTTGCTTACTCAACACAACGTGGTGTTCAAATAGAGTCTATAAAAATGTTGAGCAATTTCCAATTGAGGATTATGCAAAACCTCAATGGATATAAATATCCCCAGGATATTATCAAATTCCCATTGGGAGCTCCGGAAGTTTTTCAGGATATAAACCTCGTCACCTTTGTTGATATTGATCACTACATTCTCCTGAAAGCAGCAAAAAAGCATGAGGTCATTGAACAATTGGACTCCATCTTTGGGGAATTGCATGCAGCCATAGAAGAGGTATTCTTTACTAG
- a CDS encoding BadF/BadG/BcrA/BcrD ATPase family protein, with the protein MREGFTFGIDGGATRSRLAVQDAEGNRVRLVTGGPTNLYTGKPEEAALHLRELFDQVKEFGPFKAGCIGSAGLGRESEKNTFSSILETLLPSVPIMLCSDGEILLAGGLGGPEGYALISGTGSIALSRTKDGKTMRSGGYGYLLGDEGSAYWIAHQALKRSLRSLERRDLPTSMLESLLEACALQKSEELVSYVHHQASKADIASLAPIVTTFAIQEDPLALAILEQAARELATLIEAVQNPEIRNNELVVAGGVLEHDPIVRPLFETFLAERLEHLVIIESRGTALDGACLLARELER; encoded by the coding sequence TTGAGAGAAGGCTTTACTTTTGGTATTGATGGAGGAGCAACACGCTCACGTCTTGCCGTTCAGGATGCAGAGGGGAATCGGGTACGCTTGGTAACCGGTGGACCGACCAACCTCTACACAGGAAAACCCGAAGAGGCTGCCCTGCATCTGCGCGAGCTCTTTGACCAGGTCAAGGAGTTTGGCCCGTTCAAGGCAGGATGCATCGGCTCGGCAGGACTGGGAAGGGAGAGCGAGAAAAACACTTTTTCCAGCATCCTGGAGACGCTGCTTCCCTCTGTTCCCATTATGCTCTGCAGCGATGGGGAGATTCTCCTGGCCGGTGGGCTTGGTGGCCCTGAGGGATATGCATTGATCAGCGGAACAGGCAGCATTGCTTTAAGCAGGACAAAGGACGGAAAGACTATGCGATCAGGTGGCTATGGCTACCTCCTCGGGGATGAGGGCTCTGCTTACTGGATCGCTCACCAGGCATTGAAGCGGTCCCTCCGCTCCCTCGAGAGGAGAGACCTTCCCACAAGTATGCTGGAGAGTCTCCTCGAAGCCTGCGCCCTGCAGAAGAGCGAGGAATTGGTTTCCTATGTACACCACCAGGCAAGCAAGGCTGATATTGCCTCCCTCGCCCCGATTGTGACCACGTTTGCGATACAGGAAGACCCATTGGCGCTTGCTATCCTCGAACAAGCTGCAAGGGAGTTGGCCACCTTAATAGAGGCGGTGCAGAATCCTGAGATCCGAAACAATGAACTGGTGGTAGCGGGCGGTGTTTTGGAACACGACCCAATCGTGCGTCCACTGTTCGAAACCTTTCTCGCTGAACGCTTGGAACACCTTGTCATCATTGAAAGCAGAGGAACTGCTCTCGATGGAGCATGCCTGCTGGCAAGGGAGTTGGAGAGATAA